Proteins from a single region of Punica granatum isolate Tunisia-2019 chromosome 8, ASM765513v2, whole genome shotgun sequence:
- the LOC116187183 gene encoding probable splicing factor 3A subunit 1 yields MPDLPAILPLPAPPEDGNLGPLPPSQMPEPQKDETLENGNKEKANSAPATVATHTRTIGIIHPPPDIRNIVDKTAQFVAKNGPEFERRIIQSNAGNPKFNFLNSSDPYHAYYQHRLSEFRAQNQAPAEQAPQPADSAASEPTPAVPLVPDSASSDIAAQFIPLPKVLEPPESEQYTVRLPEGITGEELDIIKLTAQFVARNGKSFLTGLTSREINNPQFHFLKPTHSMFMFFTALADAYSKVLMPPKGLTEKLRKSVTDMTTVLERCLHRLEWEKSQEQARQRAEDEIEQERMQMAMIDWHDFVAVETIDFVDDEDEDLPPPMTLEEVIRRSKMTNMEDEIIEPGKEVEMEMDEEEVQLVEEGMRAASIEENDDERKNNDLEPPLRIVKNWKRPEERIPAERDPTRFVVSPITGELILINEMSEHMRISLIDPKYKEQKERMFAKIRETTLAQDDEISRNIVGLARTRPDIFGTTEEEVSNAVKAEIEKKKDEQPKQVIWDGHTGSIGRTANQALSQNVGTEDQNDATNQGLPGPAAPPPRPVLLSVRPLPPPPGLALNLPRVPPNAVQYSAATSGGHPVPPPRPPGMPMMPGARPPPPLMAMTSSGQPTIMGNRPLQQMPPPVVSVNPPGGIPVPPPPGSQFTPVSVPRPPFVPVPIPPAGMPMMPPPGPPPSMGVPPPPPPEEAPPPLPEEPEPKRQKLDDSLLVPEDQFLAQHPGPARISISIPNTDEGNLKGQVLEITVQSISETVGSLKEKIAGEIQLPANKQKLSGKPGFLKDNMSLAYYNVGDGETLNLSLRERGGRKR; encoded by the exons ATGCCAGATTTACCAGCTATATTGCCCCTGCCTGCCCCTCCTGAAGATGGCAACCTGGGGCCCCTTCCTCCTTCTCAAATGCCAGAACCGCAGAAGGACGAGACACTGGAAAATGGGAACAAGGAGAAAGCTAATTCAGCTCCTGCTACTGTTGCAACCCACACGAGGACTATCGGAATAATACATCCTCCTCCCGACATCAGAAATATTGTTGACAAAACAGCTCAGTTTGTTGCCAAAAATGGACCTGAATTTGAGAGGAGGATCATTCAGAGCAATGCTGGGAACCCAAAGTTCAATTTCTTGAACTCCTCTGATCCCTACCATGCCTATTACCAGCATAGATTATCTGAATTTCGAGCGCAGAATCAAGCTCCTGCCGAGCAGGCACCTCAACCTGCAGATTCTGCTGCTTCAGAACCAACTCCGGCTGTACCATTGGTGCCTGATTCAGCCTCATCAGACATTGCAGCACAGTTCATACCTTTACCTAAAGTCCTTGAGCCTCCTGAGTCAGAACAATACACCGTTCGACTTCCTGAAGGGATCACAGGGGAGGAGCTTGATATCATAAAGCTCACTGCACAATTTGTGGCAAGAAAtgggaaatcattcttgactGGATTGACGAGCAGGGAAATCAATAACCCTCAGTTCCATTTTCTGAAGCCTACACACAGCATGTTCATGTTTTTTACTGCACTTGCAGATGCTTACTCAAAAGTTTTGATGCCCCCAAAGGGCTTGACTGAGAAGCTCCGGAAAAGTGTTACTGATATGACGACTGTGCTTGAGCGGTGCTTGCATAGGCTTGAATGGGAAAAATCACAGGAGCAGGCTAGGCAGCGCGCAGAGGATGAGATCGAGCAGGAGAGGATGCAAATGGCCATGATTGATTGGCATGATTTTGTCGCTGTTGAGACGATAGACTTTGTTGACGATGAGGATGAAGACTTACCTCCACCAATGACACTCGAGGAGGTTATCCGAAGAAGCAAGATGACAAATATGGAAGATGAGATAATCGAGCCTGGGAAGGAGGTCGAAATGGAGATGGATGAGGAGGAGGTTCAGCTTGTTGAGGAGGGCATGAGGGCAGCCAgcattgaagaaaatgatgatGAGAGGAAGAATAATGACCTGGAACCTCCTTTGAGGATTGTCAAGAACTGGAAGAGACCTGAGGAGAGGATACCTGCAGAGAGAGACCCTACGAGATTTGTAGTTTCCCCCATCACTGGAGAGTTGATCCTCATCAATGAGATGTCTGAACATATGAGAATTTCTCTCATTGATCCAAAGTACAAGGAGCAAAAAGAGAGGATGTTTGCAAAGATTAGGGAGACGACACTTGCCCAGGATGATGAAATATCCAGAAACATTGTTGGCCTAGCGAGGACCCGCCCTGATATTTTCGGTACAACAGAGGAAGAAGTTTCGAATGCCGTCAAGGCtgagattgagaagaagaaagatgagCAGCCAAAGCAGGTCATATGGGATGGTCACACCGGAAGTATTGGACGCACGGCGAATCAAGCCTTATCTCAGAATGTTGGCACAGAGGATCAGAATGATGCCACGAATCAAGGCCTTCCAGGTCCTGCTGCTCCTCCACCAAGGCCCGTTTTACTGTCAGTCCGACCTCTTCCGCCACCTCCTGGACTTGCCTTGAACCTCCCTCGTGTACCTCCAAATGCAGTCCAATACTCTGCTGCAACCAGTGGTGGCCACCCAGTGCCCCCACCAAGGCCTCCTGGCATGCCGATGATGCCTGGGGCTCGTCCGCCTCCGCCACTGATGGCCATGACTTCTTCTGGCCAGCCGACGATCATGGGGAATCGGCCACTTCAGCAGATGCCACCGCCTGTTGTATCCGTTAATCCTCCAGGAGGTATTCCTGTACCTCCTCCTCCTGGTTCTCAGTTCACGCCAGTGTCAGTCCCTAGGCCACCTTTTGTTCCTGTCCCGATCCCCCCAGCTGGCATGCCAATGATGCCACCTCCTGGCCCCCCACCATCTATGGGAGTGcctccaccaccacctcctGAGGAGGCACCTCCACCGCTTCCTGAAGAGCCAGAGCCAAAGAGGCAGAAGCTTGACGATTCACTGCTTGTTCCGGAAGATCAGTTTCTGGCTCAGCATCCG GGTCCAGCTCGAATTAGCATATCGATTCCCAATACCGATGAAGGAAACCTCAAAGGACAGGTTTTGGAGATCACGGTGCAGTCTATATCAGAGACAGTGGGCAGTCTGAAAGAGAAGATTGCTGGGGAGATACAACTTCCAGCAAACAAGCAGAAATTGAGTGGGAAGCCGGGTTTCCTCAAGGACAATATGTCCCTTGCTTATTACAATGTTGGGGACGGGGAAACACTTAATCTCTCTTTAAGAGAGCGGGGTGGCAGAAAGAGATGA